In one Pseudomonas hydrolytica genomic region, the following are encoded:
- a CDS encoding alpha/beta fold hydrolase, producing the protein MQLLPWSHSCSAGFTLRGWHSPPSGKPLLHFLHGNGYCGRVYTPMLALLAEDFDLWLCDVQGHGDSDHGGRFHGWNRSAELAVEAFEALRAPFGEVPRFALGHSFGGVLTSLILARHPELFRRAVLLDPVLFSPAMIGVMALSDVVGLAQRNTLASKARKRRRQWPDRAAAHAALHGRGMFRGWDEAAFAAYIEHALKDVEGGVELKCRPSREAEIFGSYPRRLWPSLAKVSTPTEVIHGVHTYPFVARSVARWCASNAHVRSQVVPGGHCFMQERPADSAAQAADFLLQRS; encoded by the coding sequence ATGCAACTGCTTCCCTGGTCCCACTCCTGCTCTGCCGGCTTCACCCTGCGCGGCTGGCACAGCCCGCCCTCGGGCAAGCCGCTGCTGCATTTTCTGCACGGCAATGGCTACTGCGGGCGGGTCTACACGCCGATGCTGGCGCTGCTGGCCGAGGACTTCGACCTCTGGCTGTGCGACGTGCAGGGCCATGGCGACAGCGATCACGGTGGTCGTTTCCACGGCTGGAACCGCAGCGCCGAGCTGGCGGTGGAGGCCTTCGAGGCGTTGCGCGCGCCGTTCGGCGAGGTGCCGCGCTTCGCCCTCGGGCACAGCTTCGGCGGCGTACTGACCAGCCTGATCCTGGCTCGCCATCCCGAGCTGTTCCGGCGCGCCGTGCTGCTCGATCCGGTGCTGTTCAGCCCGGCGATGATCGGCGTCATGGCGTTGTCCGACGTGGTCGGCCTGGCCCAGCGCAACACCCTGGCGAGCAAGGCGCGCAAGCGCCGCCGGCAGTGGCCCGATCGTGCCGCCGCCCACGCTGCGCTGCACGGCCGCGGCATGTTCCGTGGCTGGGACGAGGCGGCCTTCGCCGCCTACATCGAACACGCCTTGAAGGACGTGGAGGGCGGCGTCGAGCTCAAGTGCCGGCCGAGCCGCGAGGCCGAGATCTTCGGGTCCTACCCGCGTCGCCTGTGGCCGTCGCTGGCCAAGGTGAGCACCCCGACCGAAGTGATTCACGGCGTGCACACTTATCCCTTCGTCGCCAGGTCGGTGGCGCGCTGGTGTGCGAGCAACGCCCATGTGCGCAGCCAGGTGGTGCCCGGCGGGCATTGCTTCATGCAGGAGCGGCCGGCCGACAGCGCGGCGCAGGCGGCCGATTTTCTGCTGCAGCGGAGCTAG
- a CDS encoding GNAT family N-acetyltransferase: MSSVTWHCLHHRELDAATLYELLALRTQVFVVEQKCPYLETDGQDLVGDTCHLLAREGNALVGYLRLLDPQRMGGEVVIGRVVIAEQARGTGLGHRLMEQALAECSQRWPGVAVYLSAQAHLQGYYGRYGFAAVTEVYLEDDIPHIGMRRS, encoded by the coding sequence ATGTCGTCTGTCACCTGGCACTGCCTGCATCACCGCGAACTCGATGCCGCCACGCTCTACGAGCTGCTGGCGCTGCGCACCCAGGTGTTCGTGGTCGAGCAGAAATGCCCCTATCTGGAAACCGATGGGCAGGACTTGGTCGGCGATACCTGCCACCTGCTGGCGCGTGAGGGGAATGCGCTGGTGGGCTATCTGCGCCTGCTCGATCCGCAGCGCATGGGCGGCGAGGTGGTCATCGGCCGGGTGGTGATTGCCGAGCAGGCGCGTGGCACCGGCCTGGGCCACAGGCTGATGGAGCAGGCCCTGGCCGAGTGCAGCCAGCGCTGGCCGGGCGTGGCGGTGTATCTGTCGGCGCAGGCGCACCTGCAGGGCTATTACGGGCGTTATGGCTTCGCGGCGGTGACCGAGGTCTACCTGGAGGACGACATCCCGCATATCGGCATGCGCCGCAGCTGA
- a CDS encoding zf-TFIIB domain-containing protein — MQCPACRTPRLQPTQLDAGLHGYGCSQCAGTLVGLLHYRDWVERQPATDVSGEFAAEEQADDTRHALSCPKCAKLMSKYQISGTRANRLDLCGSCDEAWLDNGEWQLLKALELSHKVPAIFTDAWQRQVRQQASEEARRERFTRIAGADAIARADEVRAWLKDHPQRRELLFYIGHD; from the coding sequence ATGCAGTGCCCCGCCTGCCGTACCCCACGTTTGCAACCCACCCAACTCGACGCCGGCCTGCATGGCTACGGCTGCAGCCAGTGCGCCGGCACCCTGGTCGGCCTGCTGCACTACCGTGACTGGGTCGAGCGTCAGCCGGCGACGGACGTCAGCGGCGAGTTCGCCGCCGAAGAGCAGGCCGACGACACCCGTCACGCCCTGAGCTGCCCCAAGTGCGCCAAGCTGATGAGCAAGTACCAGATCAGCGGTACCCGCGCCAATCGCCTCGACCTCTGCGGCAGCTGTGACGAGGCCTGGCTGGACAACGGCGAATGGCAACTGCTCAAGGCGCTGGAGCTGAGCCACAAGGTGCCGGCGATCTTCACCGACGCCTGGCAGCGTCAGGTGCGCCAGCAGGCCAGCGAAGAGGCGCGTCGCGAGCGCTTCACCCGTATCGCCGGCGCAGATGCCATCGCCCGCGCCGACGAAGTCCGCGCCTGGCTCAAGGATCATCCGCAGCGCCGCGAGCTGCTGTTCTACATCGGTCACGACTGA
- a CDS encoding aspartate aminotransferase family protein, with protein sequence MTASGISPSAVETFVARERARFLERNPKSVALAERARHSLYGGVPMHWMADWSTPVPLFVERAKGARFFDVDGHEYIDFCLGDTGTMFGHSPDPVARALAEQANNGLTTMLPGEDAVVCGELLARRFGLPYWQVTATATDSNRYVLRWARAITQRKTLLVFDGCYHGTVDDVMVRHRDGETVHRSGLVGQAYDLTEHSRAIPFNDVAALEAALAQGDVCALLCEPAMTNIGMVLPDPGFMQKCRELTRQYGSLLIIDETHTISTDIGGCTRLWNLDPDFFVVGKPIAGGVPCGIFGCSAEMAGAMTKARQRASEDSHGHGHSGMGTTLSANALAMHCMRANLEQVMTQAAYDHMLPLAARLAEGFRRLIGKHELKWSVTELGARCEFQFCATPPRTGAEAEAAFHDELQMALHLYLINRGILITPFHNMTLCCPSTTAEDVDKLIATLDQGLSELLAIPGARE encoded by the coding sequence ATGACTGCCAGCGGTATCAGCCCAAGCGCCGTGGAAACTTTCGTCGCCCGGGAGCGCGCGCGCTTTCTCGAGCGCAATCCTAAGTCCGTGGCCCTGGCCGAGCGCGCCCGCCACTCGCTGTACGGCGGCGTACCGATGCACTGGATGGCCGACTGGTCGACGCCGGTGCCGCTGTTCGTCGAACGCGCCAAGGGCGCACGCTTCTTCGACGTGGACGGTCACGAGTACATCGACTTCTGCCTGGGCGACACCGGCACCATGTTCGGCCACTCGCCGGACCCGGTGGCCCGCGCCCTCGCCGAGCAGGCCAATAACGGCCTGACCACCATGCTGCCCGGCGAGGACGCCGTGGTCTGCGGCGAGCTGCTGGCCCGGCGCTTCGGTCTGCCGTACTGGCAGGTGACCGCCACGGCAACCGACTCGAATCGCTATGTGCTGCGCTGGGCGCGCGCCATCACACAGCGCAAGACCCTGCTGGTGTTCGACGGCTGCTACCACGGCACCGTCGACGACGTGATGGTGCGCCATAGAGACGGCGAGACCGTGCACCGCTCGGGCCTGGTCGGCCAGGCCTACGACCTGACCGAGCACAGCCGCGCCATTCCCTTCAACGATGTCGCAGCGCTGGAAGCGGCGCTGGCCCAAGGCGACGTCTGCGCCCTGCTCTGCGAGCCGGCGATGACCAACATCGGCATGGTGCTGCCCGATCCGGGCTTCATGCAGAAATGCCGCGAGCTGACGCGCCAGTACGGCAGCCTGCTGATCATCGACGAAACCCACACCATCTCCACCGATATCGGCGGCTGCACCAGGCTGTGGAACCTCGACCCGGACTTCTTCGTGGTCGGCAAGCCCATCGCCGGTGGCGTGCCGTGCGGCATCTTCGGTTGCAGCGCAGAGATGGCAGGCGCCATGACCAAGGCGCGCCAGCGCGCCAGCGAAGACAGCCACGGTCACGGCCACAGCGGCATGGGCACCACCCTGTCGGCCAACGCCCTGGCCATGCACTGCATGCGCGCCAACCTGGAGCAGGTGATGACCCAGGCGGCCTACGACCATATGCTGCCGCTGGCCGCACGCCTGGCCGAAGGCTTCCGCCGGCTGATCGGCAAGCACGAGCTGAAATGGTCGGTGACCGAACTGGGCGCGCGCTGCGAATTCCAGTTCTGCGCCACCCCGCCGCGCACCGGCGCCGAGGCCGAGGCGGCGTTCCATGACGAGCTGCAGATGGCCCTGCACCTGTACCTGATCAACCGCGGCATCCTGATCACCCCGTTCCACAATATGACCCTGTGCTGCCCAAGCACCACGGCCGAAGATGTGGACAAGCTGATCGCCACCCTGGATCAGGGCCTGAGCGAGCTGCTGGCCATTCCCGGCGCCCGCGAATAG
- a CDS encoding GntR family transcriptional regulator produces MSDNLQEQLYQRIREGLLAGRFQPGQALKIRDLAAQWGTSPMPVRAALQRLVAEGALEGEQQRSVRVPAMTRERYEHIFQVRLGLEGLAVELATPRLSRDDLALLRDCVQRMEVAIEQRQVQDYLSANSQFHLQLYGACGNPVLVRSIESLWLQIGPFFNRLFTGADLSLRLNDFHEEAFAAIEAGDAKAARQAMEQDLIYFARFLLNLLALEQGEG; encoded by the coding sequence ATGAGCGACAATCTGCAGGAGCAGCTTTATCAACGTATTCGCGAGGGTCTGCTGGCCGGACGCTTTCAACCGGGGCAGGCCCTGAAGATCCGCGACCTCGCCGCGCAGTGGGGCACCAGCCCGATGCCGGTGCGCGCGGCGCTGCAGCGGCTGGTGGCCGAGGGCGCGCTGGAGGGCGAGCAGCAGCGCTCGGTGCGCGTGCCGGCGATGACGCGCGAGCGCTACGAACATATCTTCCAGGTACGCCTGGGCCTGGAAGGCCTGGCGGTGGAGCTGGCCACGCCACGCCTGAGCCGCGACGACCTGGCCCTGCTGCGCGACTGCGTGCAGCGTATGGAAGTGGCCATCGAACAGCGTCAGGTGCAGGACTACCTGAGTGCCAACAGCCAGTTCCATCTGCAGCTGTATGGCGCCTGCGGCAACCCGGTGCTGGTGCGTTCGATCGAGTCGCTGTGGCTGCAGATCGGGCCGTTCTTCAACCGCCTGTTCACCGGCGCCGACCTGTCGCTACGGCTCAACGACTTCCACGAAGAGGCCTTCGCCGCCATCGAGGCTGGCGACGCCAAGGCCGCGCGGCAGGCCATGGAACAGGACCTGATCTACTTCGCGCGCTTTTTGCTCAACCTGCTGGCGCTGGAGCAGGGCGAGGGATGA
- a CDS encoding TetR/AcrR family transcriptional regulator: MYSIASPTQARSKKALERFLNVAAELLANDSFEDTGISQIAQLAESSVGTFYRLLGDKDVLLYAVHERFIEQSGSAIDALADQLAHAETPLQARVTAFIQGLVRQFEGSEGLLRALIRRSSADLHFRQRFHQLNAHIGQTFCRIALANPAELGHPQPARAADLCAHMLLAGMNYFTMVGSLGTTPREVVPEELSRLICNYLKVADN; encoded by the coding sequence ATGTACAGCATCGCCAGCCCTACCCAGGCACGCAGCAAAAAGGCTCTGGAACGCTTCCTCAACGTCGCCGCCGAGCTGCTCGCCAACGACAGCTTCGAAGACACCGGCATTTCCCAGATCGCCCAACTGGCCGAATCCTCGGTGGGCACCTTCTATCGCCTGCTGGGCGACAAGGACGTGCTGCTGTACGCCGTGCACGAACGCTTCATCGAGCAGAGCGGCAGCGCCATCGATGCCCTCGCCGATCAGCTGGCACATGCCGAAACACCTTTGCAGGCGCGCGTCACGGCCTTTATCCAGGGCCTGGTACGCCAGTTCGAAGGCAGCGAGGGCCTGCTCCGCGCACTGATCCGGCGCAGCTCGGCAGATCTGCATTTCCGCCAGCGCTTCCATCAGCTCAATGCCCATATCGGTCAGACCTTCTGCCGCATCGCCCTGGCCAACCCGGCCGAACTCGGCCACCCACAACCGGCCCGGGCGGCCGATCTCTGCGCCCATATGCTGCTGGCCGGGATGAACTACTTCACCATGGTCGGCAGCCTCGGCACGACGCCCAGAGAAGTTGTGCCAGAGGAACTTTCTCGGCTTATCTGCAATTATCTGAAAGTTGCCGATAATTAA
- a CDS encoding alpha/beta fold hydrolase — MDYLHLPSGRIAYVCRGQGPAVLLLHGLGSSSLDWQPQIEHLARHFRVYALDLRGHGQSAPLRAPVSMAELAGDVADFIRALDIEPCVLVGISMGGMLTFQLLADHPELLRAAAVVNSAPSFPLDSWKIRAQVWLRLVLVRALGLPTLARLLAGKLFPKAEQQALREQLIERIAGNDRTSYLHAMRAIPGWSALPRAARADIPLLVVAGDRDYTPLAYKRAYVGQLRNARLEVIEDSGHATPLDQPQRLNQLLQAFIAEHSPPVPA; from the coding sequence ATGGACTATCTGCATTTACCCTCTGGCCGTATCGCCTATGTTTGCCGCGGCCAGGGCCCTGCGGTTCTGCTGCTGCACGGGCTGGGCTCCTCGTCGCTCGACTGGCAGCCACAGATCGAGCATCTGGCCCGGCACTTTCGGGTCTACGCCCTGGATCTGCGCGGCCATGGCCAGAGCGCGCCATTGCGCGCACCGGTGAGCATGGCCGAGCTGGCGGGGGATGTGGCCGACTTCATCCGCGCCCTGGATATCGAGCCGTGCGTGCTGGTGGGCATTTCCATGGGCGGCATGCTCACCTTTCAGCTGCTCGCCGATCACCCCGAGCTGCTGCGCGCCGCGGCGGTGGTCAACAGCGCGCCGAGCTTTCCCCTCGATAGCTGGAAGATCCGCGCCCAGGTCTGGCTGCGCCTGGTACTGGTACGCGCACTGGGTCTGCCGACGCTGGCGCGGCTGCTGGCCGGCAAGCTGTTTCCCAAGGCCGAGCAGCAGGCGTTGCGCGAGCAACTGATCGAGCGCATCGCCGGCAATGACCGCACCTCCTACCTGCACGCGATGCGTGCCATTCCCGGTTGGAGCGCGCTGCCGCGGGCAGCGCGGGCGGATATCCCGCTGCTGGTAGTAGCTGGTGACCGCGACTACACGCCGTTGGCCTACAAGCGCGCCTATGTCGGCCAGCTGCGCAACGCCCGTCTGGAGGTGATCGAAGACTCCGGCCACGCCACCCCGCTGGACCAGCCGCAGCGCCTCAACCAGCTGCTGCAGGCCTTTATCGCCGAACATTCGCCGCCCGTACCGGCCTGA
- a CDS encoding TetR/AcrR family transcriptional regulator translates to MKKKPTDPAQILDTALQLADVCGWERLHLFEVAAALDIGLDDIARHYRDKDALVETWFDRADQAMLARARQADLAPLNAEQRLEICLLAWLDSLAAHRSVTGQMLLYKLEPGHIHLQILGLMRVSRTVQWWREAAGRQTQHLCRIAEESLLTGAYLRSFVHWLRHPEEDAAEFRAFLRRQLRCGPLTMLLRRP, encoded by the coding sequence ATGAAGAAAAAGCCGACCGACCCCGCCCAGATCCTCGATACCGCCCTGCAACTGGCCGACGTCTGCGGCTGGGAGCGTCTGCACCTGTTCGAAGTGGCCGCCGCGCTCGACATTGGCCTGGACGATATCGCCCGCCATTACCGCGACAAGGATGCCCTGGTCGAAACCTGGTTCGACCGCGCCGACCAGGCCATGCTGGCCCGTGCCCGCCAGGCCGATCTGGCGCCACTGAACGCCGAGCAGCGCCTGGAAATCTGCCTGCTGGCCTGGCTCGACAGCCTGGCCGCGCACCGTTCGGTCACCGGGCAGATGCTGCTGTACAAGCTCGAACCCGGGCACATCCACCTGCAGATACTCGGCCTGATGCGCGTCAGCCGCACCGTGCAATGGTGGCGCGAAGCGGCCGGGCGACAAACCCAGCACCTGTGCCGCATCGCCGAGGAAAGCCTGCTCACCGGCGCCTACCTGCGCAGCTTCGTGCACTGGCTGCGCCATCCCGAGGAAGACGCGGCCGAGTTTCGCGCCTTCCTGCGCCGCCAGCTGCGCTGCGGCCCGCTGACCATGCTGCTGCGGCGCCCGTGA
- a CDS encoding tetratricopeptide repeat protein yields MSIRSKLSALLLLVATTAQADADCTSAAQCNQLGSAAYQAGRYAQAIEAFERQVRRVEEGDTAQLELALNNLILTHLRAGDPGMARAWLGVALDNHLSGPSTRLHLGKVAAALDYPALGASPVGRYLRYGGQAVWSELQISAQPGGGYRASFSPLRAGARVEEYGPAAIGELEGKLVGDGIQMTLEDAGLGADCAVQLLREGIELRVLEVFGDGCQDYGGMGISVAGRYLKVATQVRP; encoded by the coding sequence ATGTCCATTCGCTCGAAACTTTCCGCTCTGCTGCTTCTGGTCGCGACCACGGCGCAGGCTGACGCTGACTGCACCAGCGCGGCGCAGTGCAATCAGCTTGGCAGCGCGGCCTATCAGGCCGGCCGTTATGCGCAGGCCATCGAGGCGTTCGAACGTCAGGTACGACGTGTCGAGGAGGGGGATACGGCACAACTGGAGCTGGCCCTGAACAACCTGATCCTCACCCATCTGCGTGCTGGGGACCCTGGCATGGCGCGCGCCTGGCTGGGCGTGGCGCTGGACAACCACCTCAGCGGCCCGTCGACCCGCCTGCACCTGGGCAAGGTGGCGGCCGCGCTGGATTATCCGGCACTGGGCGCCAGCCCGGTCGGGCGCTACCTGCGCTATGGCGGCCAGGCGGTGTGGAGCGAACTGCAGATCAGTGCCCAGCCTGGCGGTGGCTATCGGGCCAGCTTCTCGCCCCTGCGGGCGGGCGCGCGGGTCGAGGAGTACGGCCCGGCGGCCATCGGCGAGCTGGAGGGCAAGCTGGTCGGCGACGGCATACAGATGACGCTGGAGGATGCCGGCCTGGGCGCCGATTGTGCGGTGCAGCTGCTGCGTGAAGGCATCGAGCTGCGCGTGCTCGAGGTGTTTGGCGATGGCTGTCAGGACTATGGCGGCATGGGCATCAGCGTGGCGGGCCGCTACCTCAAGGTCGCCACGCAGGTGCGGCCTTGA
- a CDS encoding Tim44 domain-containing protein yields MQRFLSIAMVLCLALTFSFEAHAKRFGGGKSFGSAPSHQTRQATPPAQQAAPAPGRQQPAAAASGASRWLGPLAGLAAGGLLAAMFMGDGFEGLQIMDFLIFGLIAFLLFRFLAARRAQQQPQAATAGAPYQREMPNASNAPAAGSNIFGARLASAAPVINAPAWFNEQNFIAAGREHFMNLQQHWDADEMDKIAEFVTPQLLEFLKRERAELGDGFQSTYIDELQVQLDGVDDNAEKTIATLTFSGVSKTSRFDQGEPFSESWRLERAQGDNQPWLIAGIRQN; encoded by the coding sequence ATGCAGCGTTTCCTCAGTATCGCCATGGTCCTGTGCCTGGCGCTGACCTTCAGCTTCGAAGCCCACGCCAAGCGTTTCGGCGGTGGCAAGTCCTTCGGCTCCGCCCCCAGCCACCAGACCCGTCAGGCCACTCCGCCAGCTCAACAGGCAGCCCCGGCCCCTGGCCGTCAGCAACCTGCCGCTGCCGCCAGCGGCGCTTCGCGCTGGCTCGGCCCGCTGGCCGGTCTGGCCGCCGGCGGCCTGCTGGCCGCGATGTTCATGGGTGACGGCTTCGAAGGCCTGCAGATCATGGACTTTCTGATCTTCGGCCTGATCGCCTTCCTGCTCTTCCGCTTCCTCGCCGCCCGTCGCGCCCAGCAGCAGCCGCAAGCGGCCACCGCCGGCGCGCCGTACCAGCGTGAAATGCCGAACGCCAGCAACGCTCCGGCAGCCGGTAGCAATATCTTCGGCGCGCGCCTGGCCTCGGCCGCTCCGGTGATCAACGCCCCGGCCTGGTTCAACGAGCAGAACTTCATCGCCGCCGGTCGTGAGCACTTCATGAACCTGCAGCAGCACTGGGACGCCGACGAGATGGACAAGATCGCCGAATTCGTCACCCCGCAGCTGCTGGAATTCCTCAAGCGCGAGCGCGCCGAACTGGGTGACGGCTTCCAGTCCACCTACATCGACGAGCTTCAGGTCCAGCTCGATGGCGTCGACGACAACGCCGAGAAGACCATCGCCACCCTGACCTTCAGCGGCGTGTCGAAGACCTCGCGCTTCGACCAGGGCGAGCCGTTCAGCGAAAGCTGGCGCCTGGAGCGCGCCCAGGGCGACAACCAGCCCTGGCTGATTGCCGGCATCCGCCAGAACTGA
- a CDS encoding DUF3301 domain-containing protein: MINLFDVFLLMLFAAVCAWLWRGHGIRERALTLAKQHCARLDVELLDGAVALRRLAIERDARGHRRLARLYDFEFTVTGEQRLRGQISMFGQQLGRIQLEPHPVLEPQPEPVSVQSRDKVIRLEDWRRKAD, translated from the coding sequence ATGATCAACCTGTTCGATGTCTTCCTGCTGATGCTCTTCGCTGCCGTCTGCGCCTGGCTGTGGCGCGGTCACGGCATTCGCGAACGCGCCCTGACACTGGCCAAGCAGCACTGCGCCCGGCTCGATGTGGAGCTGCTCGATGGCGCCGTCGCCCTGCGCCGCCTGGCCATCGAGCGCGATGCCCGCGGCCACCGGCGCCTGGCGCGCCTCTACGATTTCGAATTCACCGTTACCGGCGAGCAGCGCCTGCGCGGGCAGATCAGCATGTTCGGCCAACAGCTGGGGCGTATCCAGCTGGAGCCCCACCCGGTGCTGGAGCCACAGCCCGAGCCGGTTTCGGTACAGAGCCGCGACAAGGTGATCCGCCTGGAAGACTGGCGACGCAAGGCCGACTGA
- a CDS encoding acyl-CoA thioesterase, whose translation MEAGTAQLTMTVLMTPDMANFSGNVHGGTLLKYLDEVAYACASRYAGRYVVTLSVDQVIFREPVHVGEMVTFLASVNYCGRTSMEVGIKVITENIRERSVRHTNSCFFTMVAMDEHGRPAPVPELHPDTPDGLRRQRQAEQRRQIRAELQQRYQALSEEKA comes from the coding sequence ATGGAAGCCGGAACCGCGCAACTGACGATGACCGTACTGATGACACCGGACATGGCCAATTTCTCCGGCAATGTCCACGGCGGCACCCTGCTCAAATACCTCGACGAGGTCGCCTACGCCTGCGCCAGCCGCTATGCCGGGCGCTACGTGGTGACCCTGTCGGTGGACCAGGTGATCTTCCGCGAGCCGGTGCACGTCGGCGAGATGGTCACCTTCCTGGCCTCGGTGAACTACTGCGGGCGCACCTCGATGGAGGTCGGCATCAAGGTGATCACCGAGAACATCCGCGAACGCTCGGTGCGCCACACCAACAGCTGCTTCTTCACCATGGTGGCGATGGACGAACACGGCCGCCCGGCGCCGGTACCGGAACTGCACCCGGACACTCCCGATGGCCTGCGCCGTCAGCGCCAGGCCGAGCAGCGCCGGCAGATCCGCGCCGAGCTGCAGCAGCGCTATCAGGCCCTGAGCGAGGAGAAGGCCTGA
- a CDS encoding glutamine synthetase family protein — protein sequence MQFAHPQEARDFLAKHPEVRSIELMLIDANGIPRGKLLHRDELLAMYENGRPLPSSILSLTIQGEDVEESGLVWEVADADCWTYPLPGSLCLQPWRAVPTGQVQVSMHPTQGLPATPGDPRHVLARTIDALKADGYHPVMAVELEFYLLDKQRDANGWPQPAVQMNGVRPQAPQVYGVYELEQVQPFLDDLYAACEAQGLPVRTAISEYAPGQLELTLEHRFDALQAVDEGVRYKRLVKGVANKHGLQACFMAKPFGDQAGSGLHMHVSLADADGNNLMASEDPQGTPLLKYAIGGMMATLDDALAIFCPNANSFRRFQANSYAPLAKSWGVNNRTVSFRVPGGPAMSRHVEHRICGADANPYLAAAAILAGIHKGIREQIDPGTAIVGNGYEQARETLPTDWLTALRSLEGSSWAREALGEEFLKVFLAIKWAEYRQFMGEVGEQDWRWYLSHA from the coding sequence ATGCAATTCGCCCATCCCCAGGAAGCCCGCGATTTCCTCGCCAAGCACCCCGAGGTGCGCAGCATCGAGCTGATGCTGATCGACGCCAATGGCATCCCGCGCGGCAAGCTGCTGCATCGCGACGAGCTGCTGGCCATGTACGAGAACGGCCGGCCACTGCCCAGCTCCATCCTCTCGCTGACCATTCAGGGCGAGGACGTCGAGGAGAGCGGCCTGGTCTGGGAAGTGGCCGACGCCGACTGCTGGACCTATCCCCTGCCCGGCTCGCTGTGCCTGCAACCCTGGCGCGCAGTGCCCACCGGCCAGGTGCAGGTGAGCATGCACCCGACCCAAGGCCTGCCCGCCACGCCCGGCGATCCGCGCCACGTGCTGGCGCGCACCATCGACGCGCTCAAGGCCGACGGCTATCACCCGGTGATGGCGGTGGAGCTGGAGTTCTACCTGCTGGACAAACAGCGCGACGCCAATGGCTGGCCGCAGCCCGCCGTGCAGATGAATGGCGTACGCCCGCAGGCGCCGCAGGTCTACGGCGTGTACGAGCTGGAGCAGGTGCAGCCGTTTCTCGACGATCTCTACGCCGCCTGCGAAGCCCAGGGCCTGCCAGTGCGCACGGCGATTTCCGAATACGCCCCCGGCCAGCTCGAGCTGACCCTGGAACACCGCTTCGACGCCTTGCAGGCGGTGGACGAAGGCGTGCGCTACAAGCGTCTGGTCAAGGGCGTGGCGAACAAGCACGGGCTGCAGGCCTGCTTCATGGCCAAGCCGTTCGGCGACCAGGCCGGCAGCGGCCTGCATATGCACGTGTCGCTGGCCGACGCCGACGGCAATAACCTGATGGCCTCGGAAGACCCGCAGGGCACGCCGCTGTTGAAATATGCGATCGGCGGGATGATGGCCACCCTCGACGACGCCCTGGCGATCTTCTGCCCCAACGCCAACTCCTTCCGCCGCTTCCAGGCCAACAGCTACGCGCCGCTGGCCAAGAGCTGGGGGGTGAACAACCGCACCGTGTCCTTCCGCGTGCCGGGCGGGCCGGCCATGAGCCGTCACGTCGAACATCGCATCTGCGGCGCCGACGCCAACCCCTATCTGGCCGCAGCGGCGATCCTGGCCGGTATCCACAAGGGCATCCGCGAGCAGATCGACCCCGGCACGGCCATCGTCGGCAACGGCTACGAGCAGGCCCGCGAAACCCTGCCCACCGACTGGCTGACCGCCCTGCGCAGCCTGGAAGGTTCGAGCTGGGCGCGCGAGGCGCTGGGCGAGGAGTTCCTCAAGGTGTTCCTGGCGATCAAGTGGGCCGAGTATCGCCAGTTCATGGGCGAGGTCGGCGAGCAGGACTGGCGCTGGTACCTGAGCCACGCCTGA
- a CDS encoding SMI1/KNR4 family protein — protein MEEVIEQLRELNEPVPVPLELPDEETLVEIQEQILIHLPFELREFLLKVSDVVYGRLEPVTASDPHSHTYLPEVAAEAWSLGLPRDLVPLCQDGRDYYAVDVEGQVWLWDGDEGELTDESWDSVWHWCRDVWLES, from the coding sequence GTGGAAGAAGTCATCGAACAGCTGCGCGAACTCAACGAGCCCGTCCCGGTACCGCTGGAGCTGCCGGACGAGGAAACCCTGGTGGAGATTCAGGAGCAGATCCTCATCCACCTGCCCTTCGAGCTGCGCGAGTTCCTGCTCAAGGTCAGCGACGTGGTCTATGGCCGCCTGGAGCCGGTGACCGCCAGCGATCCGCATTCGCACACCTACCTGCCGGAAGTCGCCGCCGAAGCCTGGAGCCTGGGCCTGCCGCGCGACCTGGTGCCGCTGTGCCAGGACGGCCGCGACTACTACGCAGTGGACGTCGAGGGCCAGGTGTGGCTGTGGGACGGCGACGAGGGCGAGCTCACCGACGAGAGCTGGGACTCGGTCTGGCACTGGTGCCGCGACGTCTGGCTGGAGAGCTGA